A segment of the Bacteriovorax sp. BAL6_X genome:
CTCAAGGTCTCGATAGCGAGTCAGACCGGAGAGTTTCATAAAGTTAAAACGCAGGCGAATTCGATTGTCTTTCAAAACGATTTCATCGTTATCAAATAAATCTTTAATAACTTTAGAAAGGTCTTCATCAGAATAATCTGTAGGCGCCTTATCATCGGCCATAAAGTAATTAAGTAAACTACGGTTTCTTAAAAGTGCAGCCATCACATTCGTTACGATGTGCATACCATTTGTATAATCAATGTCATCTAGAATAAATTTTTCAATTGATAGTTCTACATATTGGCCACGAACATATGGAGGAAAACCTAGAACAAGTGAAATCGAGTGTTCATTTAAAAGCTTACCACCGGCCTTATCCTCCATTGATAAAAGCATTGAGTCAGGAATATTAATAATTGCATCGAGGTGAAAGGTACGATTAATAGGATCTAGATCGATCTTCGTAACTTCCTTAAAGCTTCCTTTTCCATCACCAACAAGCAGGTCTTGTAAATCATAGCGCAGAAACTTTAGAGGCCACTTAAGTGAAACTAATGCCTCTTCGTTTCCCCATTCTTCATCAGCGCGAGAATTAATCGCTCCACTGTGCATCGGCTTGGCCTGCAGTTGTGTCGAAAAAATGGTCACTGTCAAAAGAATTGCTAGTAGAAACTTAGATTTAAACACCTTATACCTCTCTCAAAGATTTCTTAGGGTATATGGTGCAACTAGAATGCCAACTTTATTAATTTAGATCATTTAGAAAATATGCAGGGACTTCTCGAATTGGCATTCCACCAGCAAAGCCTCCCTTACTCATACATAGAGGGTCTTGTGAGTCTTGTTTGCAGCGATTATAGCGCATACAATTGTTGGCCTTATCCATAACTAGTGACCAGCCTGATCCAAATGTATGGACTCCTATAACTGCATTTTGATCAAGACTATAAATGGCCGAGCCAGAGTTTCCACCAAAGACATCGAGGTTATACTCTAAAGTTGGCCCATTATCATATTCAACCTTACCTCGGTCGACTATCTTTAACGGTGCTCCAAGTGGGCTTCCTACGGTAATCAACTTTTCTTCTTCTTTGAAATCTGTCGACAGTTTTAAAGGCATTGAGTGTGAGACTGATTCTTTTAATGCGATGATAGCAACATCCGCGTCTTCCTCAACATCAAAGAGCACATGAGTCACTTTTTCACACTCATAAACCTTTTTAAAGTTTGAACTCTTGTTTGTGTAGTCGAAAACAAAGACAAAATTTTCACAGAAATTATACTGATCACCATCATTTAGGAATACACAGTGGCCCGCGGTCATCATCTTGTTTTCAGAAATTAGAAAGGAGCTGCACTCGCCAATTGAATTTTGCTTGGCGAATTTTTCGTTTGGGCATAAGTTTGAGCGCTCTTGAATGCTCTCAAAGCGTCCCAAGTTATCTTTATGTATTATCGCAGCAGTCGCTTCAGAGACAATATTCTTACTTACTTCACGGCGATTATCTTCACCATAAATCATCTTATTTGATTTAATTAGAAGCTCAGTATCCTGATTGTGACAGGATAAGAATATAGTTAAAAAGCATAGGCTTAAGATAATTCTCATAGGTCCTAATATAAAAGTCTTGGCCTTAATTATAGTTAATTTTGTAAACTCGTAATGGTCCGTAAAGTAATTGGCCATTTATGTCATTTTGTGGAAAGATTTTAAATAAGTTTTATTACTCAATTATCATAGGAAATTATATGGATATTTCTGTATTTCTTGCGCAAACTGTAGATATCCTTTGGGGGCTACCATTAGTGATGTTACTTGTTGGAGGTGGTTTATATCTTGTGGCCATCTCTCGCTTTAAAATGCTTGCAGGCTTCATGCATGCGCTAAAGCTTATTGCAGGAAAGTATCACCACGCTCATGATGATGAGAGTAAAGGACAAATTTCACACTTTAAGGCCCTAACAAATGCCCTTGCCTCAACTGTTGGGATGGGAAATGTTGCAGGAGTTGCGGTGGCGATTTCACAAGGTGGCCCTGGTGCAATATTTTGGATGTGGGTCGGTGCTCTTATTGGAATGAATACCAAATTCTTCGAGTGTACGCTGGCCGTTATGTATCGAAAAAATGATCACCACGGAGAAATTCAAGGTGGACCGATGTATACTATCATGCAGGCGCTACCAAAGTATATGCACTTCCTTGCTTACTTCTTTGCGCTGGCAGGTCTCATTGGTACTCTAGGAATTTTTAACACGAATCAAATGGCAACCTTTATTGAATCGAATTACAGTATCCCAACTTATATAACGGGAATAGTAGCCGCCTTATTAATAATTTACATCCTTATGGGTGGTGTACGAAGAATTGGTGGGGCGACATCTAAAATTGTTCCGGCCATGTGCTTACTTTATGTTGGTTGTGCTATTGCTATCATTATCATGAATCTATCAAGTGTTGTGGATGTGTTCTATCTCATCTTTAATGAGGCCATCAATGGACGTGCGGCCGTAGGTGGAGCATCTGGCCTGGCCGTTATCCACATTTTTAAAACAGGTATTAAAAGAGCAACATATTCAAATGAGGCCGGTGTTGGCACAGCACCATTGGCCCACGGAAATGCCAAAACGAGTGAGCCTGTGGCCGAAGGCCTTGTTGCAATGGTTGGCCCATTCATTGATACTATTCTCGTTTGTACGATGACTTCAATTGTTATCCTAAGCTCGCTTACTCCTGAGGAGCTACAAGGCTCAAATGGCGTTCTTATAACTCAAATGGCCTTTGTGAAAAATTTTGGAGTTATGGGCTCACACCTATTAGGACTATCAATTATTCTATTTGCATTATCGACTATTATCGGATGTTCAAATTATTGTGAGAAATGTTGGGACTTTCTCTTTGGAGGATTACCACTCCTAGGCGCGAAATTAACCTTCGCTATCTTTTATGCCTCAACAGTTCTTTTAGGAGCAATATCTGCACCGGAAGACATGGTAAATGCTATGGATATTGGCTTTGCCCTGATGGCCATTCCAAATATGATTGCCACAATTTGGCTAGCGCCAAAGGTTAAGCATAAGATGGATGATTACTTTGCTAAGTATATACGTCCATAGATTTCGCCACACTCGCCAGTGGCCTCAATTGACTTGAGAGTACGCTTCCATTTATTTTCAAATGGTATATCACGACAGTCATTATGACTTACTCCACGTTTCATAATCGCTCTGATTGTGCCTTTACAATTATCTGCTTCAAGAAAGAAGCCATTAGAGACAAATTTATCGATTTCTTTAATTACATTAATATTAACTTTTTTCTTAATACGCTTCTCAAGAAAATCATTTACTTCTTCTAAGCAAAGATTATCATTTTTAAGTGGGATTCTTTCTTTATCAAAACCTAATTCAACGATTTCTTGTCCTTGTGGATCCTTAGGCATTTTTTGTGAAATTTCATTCTTATCTCGTATTGTGAGATCATGATAGCCTCTAATATGGTTCCAGCCATAGCCCCAGGCATAACCTGTGTGAAATGATGGATTGCCACCGATATAGACAGCAACCTGCATGGCCTTACCAAAAATACTAGAGAACACATCTGAAACACATTGTTTAAGTTCTTCGTCGGCCGTTATTTTTTCCATTAGAGTTCCACCCATCCAGTAACTAACATCATGTTCAATACAACAATGCTGCCACAGTTTAGGTGCATTAAATGTTCCCTGAGGAGAAATTGATGAACAACCATCTGTTTGAAATGGCCTTAGGTAATGGTCAACACTTCTCTTTGACAACACCCCATTATTTAAATCAAGTAGGCCATATTCCTGTGCGTAGGAATAATTCACACTAAAAATTGAAAAGAGGATAAGTAATAATAAGAAACGCATAGACTGAATATAGCAAAATCAAGTGTTCTTCTTAAAATTTTTAACATTTCTACATAGGTGTAAAAAACAGAGACATTAGTTGCGATATAGACTATGGGGTTTAGGCCTTTTCTTCTCTTGTTGTATATCATCTTTAGCAGATGCCGGTGTACGCTCAGGCTTATCACGCTCAATAATCATATAAGTAATAAAGGCCACCCATAAGACGATGGCCACAACTGATAGGATAGTATTTCTGATTTTAAAAAAATTCTTATAAACCATTGCACAACCTACTTCATTGAAATAACTTTTGGTTCAACTGGCTCAATGCCTGGAACCTTCCATTTCAAATCGAGAATCTTTTTTGATGGAATATACAATCTCATGATGACATAGAAATTGCCTTTTGGGGTTGCTAACCAATTTGCTTTCTGTTTTTCATCCATTGGCATG
Coding sequences within it:
- a CDS encoding serine protease, coding for MRIILSLCFLTIFLSCHNQDTELLIKSNKMIYGEDNRREVSKNIVSEATAAIIHKDNLGRFESIQERSNLCPNEKFAKQNSIGECSSFLISENKMMTAGHCVFLNDGDQYNFCENFVFVFDYTNKSSNFKKVYECEKVTHVLFDVEEDADVAIIALKESVSHSMPLKLSTDFKEEEKLITVGSPLGAPLKIVDRGKVEYDNGPTLEYNLDVFGGNSGSAIYSLDQNAVIGVHTFGSGWSLVMDKANNCMRYNRCKQDSQDPLCMSKGGFAGGMPIREVPAYFLNDLN
- a CDS encoding sodium:alanine symporter family protein, which translates into the protein MDISVFLAQTVDILWGLPLVMLLVGGGLYLVAISRFKMLAGFMHALKLIAGKYHHAHDDESKGQISHFKALTNALASTVGMGNVAGVAVAISQGGPGAIFWMWVGALIGMNTKFFECTLAVMYRKNDHHGEIQGGPMYTIMQALPKYMHFLAYFFALAGLIGTLGIFNTNQMATFIESNYSIPTYITGIVAALLIIYILMGGVRRIGGATSKIVPAMCLLYVGCAIAIIIMNLSSVVDVFYLIFNEAINGRAAVGGASGLAVIHIFKTGIKRATYSNEAGVGTAPLAHGNAKTSEPVAEGLVAMVGPFIDTILVCTMTSIVILSSLTPEELQGSNGVLITQMAFVKNFGVMGSHLLGLSIILFALSTIIGCSNYCEKCWDFLFGGLPLLGAKLTFAIFYASTVLLGAISAPEDMVNAMDIGFALMAIPNMIATIWLAPKVKHKMDDYFAKYIRP